In the Salmo trutta chromosome 33, fSalTru1.1, whole genome shotgun sequence genome, one interval contains:
- the jmjd7 gene encoding bifunctional peptidase and (3S)-lysyl hydroxylase JMJD7 isoform X2 gives MSILKLNSSNGNVMAENKTLDAVKKCLRDFPLEARELYLNKTVPCLEPPFSPLEFYREWIGPNKPCVIRNAFSHWPALSKWNPSHLREVVGSKVISVAVTPNGYADAVNQDRFVMPEERLMTFSSLLDVVEGKVESRGVFYVQKQCSNLTEELPELTGDVEAHIPWMSEALVHKDHYENLYCVITGEKHFILLPPSDRPFIPYEHYQPAVYRQREDGDFDVVDVADSDKVPWIPLDPLKPDLELYPDYRLACPLHVTVKAGEMLYLPSLWFHHVRQSHGCIAVNFWYDMEYDIKYNYFQLVESLAGAVGPL, from the exons ATGTCCATTTTAAAACTGAATTCGTCTAATGGCAATGTAATGGCAGAAAATAAAACGTTAGATGCAGTGAAAAAGTGTTTGAGAGACTTCCCTCTGGAGGCACGTG AGCTATATCTCAATAAAACAGTGCCGTGTCTAGAACCGCCCTTTTCCCCACTTGAGTTCTACCGGGAATGGATTGGTCCAAATAAACCCTGCGTCATCAGGAATGCTTTCAGTCATTGGCCAGCCTTGTCCAAATGGAATCCCTCCCATCTCCg GGAAGTGGTGGGTTCAAAGGTCATCAGTGTGGCCGTGACCCCAAATGGCTATGCAGACGCAGTTAACCAGGACCGCTTTGTCATGCCTGAGGAGCGGCTGATGACCTTCTCCTCTCTGCTGGATGTTGTGGAGGGGAAGGTGGAGAGCAGGGGAGTGTTCTACGTCCAGAAACAGTGTTCCAACCTGACCGAGGAGCTACCAGAGCTGACTGGGGACGTGGAGGCTCACATACCCTGGATGAGTGAAGCCCTCG TGCACAAGGACCACTATGAGAACCTGTACTGTGTCATCACTGGAGAGAAACACTTCATCCTTCTCCCTCCGTCTGACCGGCCCTTTATACCTTATG agcACTACCAGCCTGCAgtgtacagacagagagaggacgggGACTTCGACGTGGTTGATGTGGCAGATTCAGACAAG GTTCCTTGGATACCATTGGACCCGTTAAAGCCAGACCTGGAGCTTTACCCTGACTACCGCCTGGCATGCCCACTCCATGTTACTGTCAAGGCCGGGGAGATGCTCTACCTGCCGTCTCTCTGGTTCCACCATGTTCGCCAGTCTCACGGTTGCATTGCAG TGAATTTCTGGTATGATATGGAGTATGACATCAAATACAACTACTTCCAGCTGGTGGAGTCGCTGGCTGGAGCTGTGGGCCCGCTTTGA
- the jmjd7 gene encoding bifunctional peptidase and (3S)-lysyl hydroxylase JMJD7 isoform X1, with protein sequence MSILKLNSSNGNVMAENKTLDAVKKCLRDFPLEARELYLNKTVPCLEPPFSPLEFYREWIGPNKPCVIRNAFSHWPALSKWNPSHLREVVGSKVISVAVTPNGYADAVNQDRFVMPEERLMTFSSLLDVVEGKVESRGVFYVQKQCSNLTEELPELTGDVEAHIPWMSEALGKLPDAVNFWLGEASAVTSMHKDHYENLYCVITGEKHFILLPPSDRPFIPYEHYQPAVYRQREDGDFDVVDVADSDKVPWIPLDPLKPDLELYPDYRLACPLHVTVKAGEMLYLPSLWFHHVRQSHGCIAVNFWYDMEYDIKYNYFQLVESLAGAVGPL encoded by the exons ATGTCCATTTTAAAACTGAATTCGTCTAATGGCAATGTAATGGCAGAAAATAAAACGTTAGATGCAGTGAAAAAGTGTTTGAGAGACTTCCCTCTGGAGGCACGTG AGCTATATCTCAATAAAACAGTGCCGTGTCTAGAACCGCCCTTTTCCCCACTTGAGTTCTACCGGGAATGGATTGGTCCAAATAAACCCTGCGTCATCAGGAATGCTTTCAGTCATTGGCCAGCCTTGTCCAAATGGAATCCCTCCCATCTCCg GGAAGTGGTGGGTTCAAAGGTCATCAGTGTGGCCGTGACCCCAAATGGCTATGCAGACGCAGTTAACCAGGACCGCTTTGTCATGCCTGAGGAGCGGCTGATGACCTTCTCCTCTCTGCTGGATGTTGTGGAGGGGAAGGTGGAGAGCAGGGGAGTGTTCTACGTCCAGAAACAGTGTTCCAACCTGACCGAGGAGCTACCAGAGCTGACTGGGGACGTGGAGGCTCACATACCCTGGATGAGTGAAGCCCTCG GGAAGTTACCAGATGCAGTGAATTTCTGGTTAGGAGAAGCCAGTGCAGTCACGTCGA TGCACAAGGACCACTATGAGAACCTGTACTGTGTCATCACTGGAGAGAAACACTTCATCCTTCTCCCTCCGTCTGACCGGCCCTTTATACCTTATG agcACTACCAGCCTGCAgtgtacagacagagagaggacgggGACTTCGACGTGGTTGATGTGGCAGATTCAGACAAG GTTCCTTGGATACCATTGGACCCGTTAAAGCCAGACCTGGAGCTTTACCCTGACTACCGCCTGGCATGCCCACTCCATGTTACTGTCAAGGCCGGGGAGATGCTCTACCTGCCGTCTCTCTGGTTCCACCATGTTCGCCAGTCTCACGGTTGCATTGCAG TGAATTTCTGGTATGATATGGAGTATGACATCAAATACAACTACTTCCAGCTGGTGGAGTCGCTGGCTGGAGCTGTGGGCCCGCTTTGA
- the tbpl2 gene encoding TATA box-binding protein-like protein 2 has product MDEDSALDDPIANVPGPPQLQDPSYLSSLSHPEKEVGKDLDLSCLPEETSGNAASNANVTQDSGVFDAYRQEGSAETDPKKVAMLGASTFCPMTPVTPVAESSGIIPMLQNIVSTVNLACPLDLKSIVLQARNAEYNPKRFDAVIMRILEPRTTALIFSSGKMVCTGAKSEEKCRLASRKYARVLQKLGFPAKFLDFKIHNMVGSCDVCFPIRLEGLLLDHQQFSSYVPELFPGLIYRMVKPRIVLLIFVSGKVVLTGAKERREIYEAFENIYPILKGFRKQ; this is encoded by the exons ATGGATGAAGATTCAGCATTGGATGACCCAATTGCAAATGTACCA GGCCCCCCTCAGCTTCAGGACCCGTCCTACCTCTCCTCCTTGAGCCATCCGGAGAAGGAGGTCGGGAAAGATCTGGATCTCAGCTGCTTGCCGGAAGAGACCAGTGGAAATGCTGCTTCTAATGCTAACGTGACACAAGACAGTGGCGTCTTCGATGCCTATAGGCAAGAGGggtctgctgagactgaccctaaAAAGGTGGCCATGCTGGGAGCCTCTACCTTCTGTCCCATGACACCCGTGACCCCAGTGGCTGAGAGTTCTGGAATCATCCCCATGTTACA GAATATTGTATCCACAGTGAATCTGGCTTGCCCACTGGACCTGAAGTCCATTGTTCTACAAGCCAGAAATGCAGAGTACAACCCCAAG CGTTTTGACGCCGTCATTATGCGAATACTGGAGCCTAGGACCACAGCGCTCATCTTCAGCTCTGGAAAGATGGTCTGCACAGGAGCCAAGAG TGAGGAGAAGTGTCGCTTAGCTTCCCGCAAGTATGCTCGAGTGCTGCAGAAGCTGGGCTTTCCTGCCAAATTCCTGGACTTCAAGATCCATAACATGGTAGGGAGCTGTGACGTCTGCTTCCCCATTAGGCTGGAGGGTCTGTTGCTGGATCATCAGCAGTTCAGCAG TTATGTGCCAGAACTGTTTCCTGGTTTGATCTATCGCATGGTGAAACCACGTATTGTGTTACTGATCTTTGTGTCTGGAAAAGTGGTTCTGACAG GAGCTAAAGAACGTCGAGAAATCTATGAAGCCTTTGAGAACATATACCCCATTCTGAAGGGATTCAGAAAGCAATGA
- the atg14 gene encoding beclin 1-associated autophagy-related key regulator has product MASSLRSEVRSGEGTLGAQPGARPQLRSHLLHSTTTTGSPGSQMVESVDDAEGLYVAVERCPLCNTARRRLTCARCIHAGDFIYFDGRNPERYTEKLERLKMLKEEKERFQQMVITAMDKKVQADQLKWKIMSCKMKIEQLKEAIGCGNEEVKSGKDLLLRSQEESQRLQRRASRHQEKRDKIERHNRRLGELLEKRGKELQGRLEHLAEVRRGHILELTAHIFPTQEEKQGSRDPADVLSECDLALTSSTVSELAEARRTTYLSGRWIWDDQNGETSISITGPRVTLPSNGDCSPYYSWVEEKSTNEGPELDHINPAHTISAALCFATQLINILSHILDVNLPKKLCNSEFCGDSLSRYRFTRAVTKLNTNILHLCFSQHVESELLHPHHTLRNIMFLVSPDNKNLGRTGPYEVTADLEDSMEFVEPEAAGPAEESGDEMVTDEETDLGTDWETVPSPRFCDIPSQPMDLSQSTAMQVSQPVGQAGGMISSAAASVTSWFRAYTGQR; this is encoded by the exons ATGGCATCCTCACTGCGAAGCGAAGTCCGCTCTGGCGAAGGGACTTTGGGAGCGCAGCCCGGGGCTCGGCCACAGCTTCGCTCGCACCTCCTCCACTCCACAACCACCACAGGTTCCCCTGGGTCTCAAATGGTGGAGTCTGTGGACGATGCGGAGGGTTTGTATGTCGCCGTGGAGCGATGTCCCCTCTGCAACACCGCCAGGCGCAGGCTGACGTGCGCCCGATGCATCCATGCAGGCGATTTCATATACTTCGACGGTAGAAACCCTGAACG ATACACTGAAAAATTGGAAAGACTTAAAATGCTGAAGGAGGAGAAAGAGCGTTTCCAACAGAT GGTCATTACAGCCATGGACAAGAAAGTCCAGGCAGATCAGCTG AAATGGAAGATCATGTCATGCAAGATGAAAATAGAGCAGCTGAAGGAGGCTATTGGTTGTGGGAATGAAGAGGTGAAAAGTG gtAAGGACCTGCTGCTTCGCTCCCAGGAGGAAAGCCAGAGGCTGCAGCGGCGGGCCAGCCGCCACCAGGAGAAGAGGGACAAGATCGAGAGACACAACCGTCGGCTGGGAGAGCTGCTGGAGAAGAGGGGCAAGGAGCTGCAGGGTCGTCTGGAGCACCTGGCTGAGGTCCGCAGAGGACACATCCTGGAGCTCACCGCTCACATCTTCCCCACACAGGAGGAGAAACAGGGTAGCAG GGACCCAGCAGACGTGTTGTCGGAGTGTGACTTGGCCCTGACCTCCAGCACGGTGAGTGAGTTGGCTGAGGCTCGCCGCACCACCTACCTGTCAGGGCGCTGGATCTGGGATGACCAGAATGGAGAGACCTCCATTAGCATCACCGGACCCAGGGTCACGCTGCCCAGCAACGGGGACTGCTCCCCCTATTACAGCTGGGTGGAGGAGAAGAGCACCAACGAGGGGCCCG AACTGGACCACATCAACCCAGCCCACACCATCAGTGCAGCCCTCTGTTTTGCTACCCAGCTCATCAACATCCTCTCTCACATCCTGGATGTCAATCTGCCCAAGAAGTTGTGTAACAGTGAGTTCTGTGGTGACAGCCTGAGCAGGTACAGGTTCACCCGGGCTGTCACCAAGCTCAACACCAACATCCTTCACCTCTGCTTCTCACAG CATGTTGAGAGTGAGCTGCTGCACCCTCACCACACCCTGAGGAACATCATGTTCCTGGTCTCTCCTGACAACAAAAACCTGGGCAG GACGGGTCCGTACGAGGTGACTGCTGACCTGGAGGACTCCATGGAGTTTGTGGAGCCGGAGGCGGCCGGCCCGGCGGAGGAAAGCGGGGATGAGATGGTGACGGATGAGGAGACAGACCTGGGGACAGACTGGGAAACGGTCCCCAGCCCGCGCTTCTGTGACATCCCCTCCCAACCCATGGACCTGTCCCAGAGCACGGCCATGCAGGTGTCCCAGCCCGTGGGCCAGGCCGGGGGCATGATCTCCTCAGCAGCAGCATCCGTCACCTCCTGGTTTCGGGCCTACACCGGCCAGCGCTGA